The Malaclemys terrapin pileata isolate rMalTer1 chromosome 19, rMalTer1.hap1, whole genome shotgun sequence genome has a window encoding:
- the TMEM240 gene encoding transmembrane protein 240 isoform X2, translated as MDMNALLDRFHNYILPHLRGEDRVCHCNCGRHHVHYVIPYDGDQSVVDSSENYFVTDNVTKQEIDLMLGLLLGFCISWFLVWMDGVLHYAVRAWRTSRRYDNSWSWIPKFCNLKEFRKRQHRQYEEATGNMVHIKQKLYHNGHPSPRHL; from the exons ATGGACATGAATGCGCTGTTGGACCGGTTTCACAATTACATCTTACCGCATTTAAGAGGAGAAGATCGAGTTTGCCACTGCAACTGTGGAAG GCATCATGTACATTATGTTATTCCATACGATGGGGACCAGTCGGTGGTGGATTCCTCGGAGAATTACTTTGTGACTGACAATGTCACCAAGCAGGAGATTGATCTGATGTTGGGACTTTTGCTGGGCTTTTGTATAAGCTGGTTTCTGGTGTGGATGGATGGAGTTCTCCATTATGCTGTGCGAGCCTGGAGAACCAGCCGACGGTACG ACAATTCTTGGTCTTGGATTCCGAAATTTTGTAACTTGAAGGAGTTCAGGAAACGTCAGCACAGGCAGTACGAGGAGGCCACGGGGAACATGGTGCACATCAAACAGAAGCTGTATCATAACGGACATCCCAGCCCCCGACACCTCTGA
- the TMEM240 gene encoding transmembrane protein 240 isoform X1: MSMNANTMIFMILGASIVMAIACLMDMNALLDRFHNYILPHLRGEDRVCHCNCGRHHVHYVIPYDGDQSVVDSSENYFVTDNVTKQEIDLMLGLLLGFCISWFLVWMDGVLHYAVRAWRTSRRYDNSWSWIPKFCNLKEFRKRQHRQYEEATGNMVHIKQKLYHNGHPSPRHL; encoded by the exons ATGTCCATGAATGCAAACACCATGATTTTCATGATCCTGGGGGCCTCTATCGTTATG GCAATAGCTTGCTTGATGGACATGAATGCGCTGTTGGACCGGTTTCACAATTACATCTTACCGCATTTAAGAGGAGAAGATCGAGTTTGCCACTGCAACTGTGGAAG GCATCATGTACATTATGTTATTCCATACGATGGGGACCAGTCGGTGGTGGATTCCTCGGAGAATTACTTTGTGACTGACAATGTCACCAAGCAGGAGATTGATCTGATGTTGGGACTTTTGCTGGGCTTTTGTATAAGCTGGTTTCTGGTGTGGATGGATGGAGTTCTCCATTATGCTGTGCGAGCCTGGAGAACCAGCCGACGGTACG ACAATTCTTGGTCTTGGATTCCGAAATTTTGTAACTTGAAGGAGTTCAGGAAACGTCAGCACAGGCAGTACGAGGAGGCCACGGGGAACATGGTGCACATCAAACAGAAGCTGTATCATAACGGACATCCCAGCCCCCGACACCTCTGA